Proteins from a genomic interval of Plasmodium reichenowi strain SY57 chromosome 11, whole genome shotgun sequence:
- a CDS encoding hypothetical protein (conserved Plasmodium protein, unknown function), with protein sequence MVDSEFHDVLDTTYEIVSNRILNINEKWKNKSFNNSNMKNILEERNDDGNHHIFSTHDIMKNKNVYPNDSRRISTNDISRSETRSAKVGLYNNISDSLSKLKTIINYDKDEKSSNEKTENCNTYIEEDINILREYNTKIEDMNMLKEYDINKKLNIKETLENEYTKNDDTYNNSTNSNGYNKEIEFLKNVAKEHSLKKIEKNINLLLKCDSDNNDNLEFKKNNVHLNNNDYRSEDLFHDNRVNNQNYLKDIIKDYFIHDDNIMIKRNNDINVMHKDNRNDQNDKNYSRNINPYNERHIFVDKTNKNGNNNNNNNINSNINSNSNNFASISNINKKISYPLNMNYSNSEDKTLNQINLDMSILSSGSLKNAYSFYSLSEKNNSNNIGINSHKNNMNEYKDVIDEDINISKFSNISNLHDSEMNDNNEFNSLCSFNGSSKCVKDEMVTQFVGNKKYVKTMDMVNDNYMKNSIEQHSINMESNHFKNQKINSGKEDANNDNLNCSHILKNNKGIGQNVSNLSDYLYSIKKQENMNNLSNNEALNNINVTKNNGSNNNKHNSNIYNTSQYVYNPNDNINNMNHQLNLSYMKNNNNLNMSNGFKKITKNKNIISNIDFDNNIFKNYIKENVVKNEESNMNHQHLEKSYTNDQINIKNNNIENNTQNTTCNNFINTNDDIINKKKIKEIYKKIDSISLLNDLSLNKLESLNSSIMDIYTKNNYEEKFLDDVILDDSIFATSNELLQHSNYTTNHIFDNNNNNNINQEEKDLFQNDYNKEIYNNNNMLSENNAENLFKISYSCNDSVLEKNNEIIQDRNMENSKTEQYEEYQTKEDIIKLYHKDNNIIIDNNNYNDVKIKKDYHLKMNSQDNMKINKSQDSKKNKPINNNKCNVIHNKNFKINEIDHLKEENTLNYESKNIINTCKDNLEGDENNINNINELKNKSLQFDKNILLKNTMSLQKDYSNIKNRKANTSNIDNINKYTSNNISNKSDIFINNNNNNNNKSKSYNKTDIINIFSKNKSNDEDTFFKCFTYKEHLSNYNKNDENLFTTFSNAFNIPQINNNIKNTHNDILNISNKYNTTNKTNMDIFQNKNSLDMQETNLIKEKQQFIKTDMSSYDNSIKNDNSRDIRENINCSVKNEYQSFNKNMSNENLSSMNVSPCNHMYNENNDIINISKYIEHRIRKNEEENTMKNNINEDTSSKDFNCFSNNEKKKKFTTNNTLVLTNINMNKIENKMSGLSYDQSHKGINNKKYNDINEVDNNEEDNNEVDNNEEDNNEEDNNEEDNNEGDNNEKDNNEEDNNEKDNNEKYNNEVYNNEVDNNEVYNNEVDNNEVYNNEEDNNSYNKEYNILFDKKNISNLYDNNIFSLSKNNTHSLNISSSNISPTNVRNNLNDNLYNYSFDNKHNNESKEEFNYSSYQNEIKYSNMNSMAEMFSFGVHNNSSVFFFDNLNNYSMNENCDNSIKNFVFKDDALILKEKDEIIKNNTIKEENIKEENIKDENIKDENIKDENIKEENIKEENIKEENIKEENIKEENIKDDIINNDIINDDMINDDISFENNYKNMHNSKTIPLNEVKNLIMSSNMNNDIPYFNEYNEYHSNNNYIFNQNIVNNSVHGILSHKEKIIKSDITNKNHFERNEIINSDAKMIVKQQNKSINSYLEDNKKKNHDNKNDNNEDDKKGFSNNILEGYNHMNNHKNNNDNKNDNNNNNNNNVVNSNIHNNCKGTRDRKIVRKNSTSEIASDILETCSTNYSFERSEKAFERNEHVLKTDSLIFRKEENKDHTVKQKKNLIEEYNIPMEVKINSKYNSSFMSSKDKHVIEENNNLRNNSLIIHNSTNEQQNVSPNFQNCYQTFDYSDDKNKSYNEKSNMGNHFQTYYNHDNNNNNNNNNNNKNNNNNNNNNNNNNNNNNNNNNNNNNNNNNSNKQNGGDEIDKTPKQNSAYRNIQTNHNINMVQDDDDNNISRIIYKDYDNTYMNRNDQNNDYKENCTNKHFNNNNNNNNINKLMYIPNDVLNKSAQQQYNNNMNYINCKDNKNDNNDNNMLNIDKNQNNFHKNITMFPMYKNEVEKNFIQVNEPLAYDNGIIAFGKYPTDSSKEIHRKESITYVNNNFDNNIFNNNKHDKNVMNAFYDINEQKEKEKEKNYINDNNMGKQRSQNYLRNDMNSMNNMNSMNNMNNMNNMNDMNNINHMNNMNSMNNMNNMNNMNDMNNMNDMNNINHMNNINNINRMNNMNNINNMNKQNSKHNVLGINAHILNNIEFHHEDKNNYSEQETEKYNFYKNNYVDENYQKHYSTYYAKEEIVSSNFRNNMKTLDKNFFNNRGQNNMDIAKNYEPNLTFKNDIYVIQNGNMKENEKHICNEQEFVQIQQNDVYDKNEKEIYNNNNNNNNNNNNNYNNNINNNNINNNNINNNYNNNINNNYKCVPNNNDYQDKFDVPEYFVKNNNIIYYEDNKFVHKKYDNQTYNNMIEQNHYDNNAGNYYLMNKEKNTNFGFCNNRKGDMISPYPVKDDHTNFSYDKMRKNNNNNNINDDCNDDWVDDYASKNKLAVNNEHIKSLPLKKFYTDYENCRMNCSVYKDSPHYELEYSDANYVNRKYDETDNNIRKYNTIKGHIKSANVTEGNITQGNNMKGNVKIGNMTNPHIKTSNKENIIRTSNDSNKSINSDNLQMLYDLYDEHYEILRKEKNGDVLNKIMDVMMNIQNDLKDVKYKLSKKKKNEEKEKMEKDEKEVKREREKKEERKEKERKEGKNEKLKEKKRDKENEKEKENEKEKEKKKGNEKKKDNEKKKDYEKKKDNEKKKEHEIKKDNEKKKEHEIKKDNEKKKEHEIKKEHEIKKENEIKKEQQQRKEEEREKEGYMVKEIEKNKVKEKERKHEDEYYNPNYLTRNIKSAEDENILSESIFLNKRHLDENAKKIKNLEEERKKLLKYNEKENYKSMDNSTNSIEEDELYNKQYINRKDSNILKKKNFDENKYSNHNNVINKTNYDNDYNNGSTKKFNMDDISSNNNHNKKNNSMLNNNSNNNNILSTDKPPSDIIYNNDKTSSNNYNNNNNNNNDNHMSDNYYNSYQKNMTIDFPNNSNSYNNYDNVEKELYTSLNFDLKNLNYEDIEDSVISKSNRLYLFNKFFTSLFYEDNTRTHNFIMFNIYNIEQKRQTHKVSLFLEKDYSNIFPYAYNNLLFYAFDCYKFYRHIKSKFQDTYKIYENSTSCLYINNNYETNLIKRLFMEENNYNHCKYYLNEKRILKTCTKYFMDNFLSLIDKKINIKNIIPYMKKNNYQFDQRNLYFFISNFNLMDKIFSDSHGFDCNKKFFEQNCPNIKNYAIFFKYIKDASHFYDTHIKNNNHDHYHDNNNNNNNKNNNNFNDKHNCNYRLIIVALHKGKTYNYENSSFNHFINTFDKEIYNYYNNYDSMSFDNGSVILFNLSYAVPFYYIEYYKEF encoded by the exons atggtTGATAGTGAATTTCACGATGTTCTAGATACAACATATGAAATTGTATCAAATCgtatattaaatataaatgagaaatggaaaaataaatcattcAACAATTCCAAcatgaaaaatattctGGAAGAAAGAAATGATG ATGGAAatcatcatatatttaGTACACACGATATTATGAAGAATAAGAATGTATACCCCAATGATAGTAGAAGGATATCTACAAATGACATTTCAAGGAGCGAAACTAGAAGTGCGAAGGTTggtttatataataatataagtGATAGCTTATCTAAACttaaaacaataataaattatgataagGATGAAAAAAGTAGTAACGAAAAGACAGAAAATTgtaatacatatatagaagaagacataaatattttaagagaatataatacaaaaattgAAGACATGAATATGTTAAAAgaatatgatataaataaaaaattaaatataaaagaaacattagaaaatgaatatacaaaaaatgatgatacatataataatagtacTAATAGTAATGGTTATAATAAGGAAATtgaatttttaaaaaatgttgCTAAGGAAcattctttaaaaaaaatagaaaagaatataaatcTTTTATTAAAGTGTGAtagtgataataatgataatttagaatttaaaaagaataacgtacatttaaataataatgattacAGAAGTGAAGATCTTTTTCATGATAATCGTGTGAATAATCAGAActatttaaaagatattataaaagattattttatacatgatgataatattatgataaaaaggaataatgatattaatgTTATGCATAAAGATAATAGAAATGATCAgaatgataaaaattattctaGAAATATAAATCCATATAATGAGAGACATATATTTGTtgataaaacaaataaaaatggtaataataataataataataatattaatagtaatattaatagtaatagtaataattttgCTTCCATAtcaaatattaataaaaaaattagcTATCCCttaaatatgaattattCTAATAGTGAAGACAAAACATtaaatcaaataaatttaGATATGTCTATTCTATCATCAGGTAGTTTAAAAAATGCATATAGTTTCTATTCGTTAagtgaaaaaaataactCTAACAATATAGGGATCAATAgtcataaaaataatatgaatgaataTAAGGATGTGATAGatgaagatataaatattagTAAGTTTTCTAATATATCAAATTTACATGATTCTGAAAtgaatgataataatgaatttaattctttatgCTCTTTTAATGGAAGCTCTAAATGTGTAAAAGATGAAATGGTAACACAATTTGtaggaaataaaaaatatgtaaagACGATGGATATGGTAAATGATAATTACATGAAAAATAGTATAGAACAGCATTCTATAAACATGGAATCAAATCATTttaaaaatcaaaaaattaattcTGGAAAAGAGGATGCTAATAATGATAACCTTAATTGTTCgcatatattaaaaaataataaaggaATTGGACAAAATGTTAGTAATTTATCagattatttatattcgATTAAGAAAcaagaaaatatgaataacCTGTCGAATAATGAAGCGTTAAATAATATCAATGTAACTAAGAATAATggtagtaataataataaacataatagtaatatatataatactagccaatatgtatataatccaaatgataatataaataatatgaatcATCAATTGAATTTATcttatatgaaaaataataacaatttgAACATGTCAAATggttttaaaaaaataacgaaaaataaaaacatcATCTCCAATATCGATTTTGATAATAACATTttcaaaaattatattaaagaaaatgttGTAAAGAATGAAGAAAGTAATATGAATCATCAACACTTAGAGAAAAGTTATACAAACgatcaaataaatataaaaaataataatattgaaaataaCACGCAAAATACAACTTGCaacaattttataaatacaaatgatgatattataaataaaaaaaaaattaaagaaatttataaaaaaatcGATTCTATATCTTTATTGAATGATCTTagtttaaataaattagaAAGTCTAAATAGTAGTAttatggatatatatacgaaaaataattatgagGAAAAATTTCTTGATGATGTAATATTAGATGATAGTATTTTTGCTACATCGAATGAATTACTTCAACATAGTAACTATACAACTAATCATatttttgataataataataataataatattaatcaAGAGGAGAAGGATCTATTTCAAAATGATTATAACaaggaaatatataataataataatatgcTATCTGAAAATAATGCAGAAAATCTCTTCAAAATTTCATATAGTTGTAACGACTCAGTgttagaaaaaaataatgaaataatcCAAGACAgaaatatggaaaatagTAAAACAGAACAATATGAAGAATATCAAACCAAagaagatataataaagttATACCATAAAgataacaatattattatagataataataattataatgatgtgaaaataaaaaaagacTATCACTTAAAAATGAATAGTCAagataatatgaaaataaataaaagtcaagattctaaaaaaaacaaaccgattaataataacaaatgTAATGTaattcataataaaaacttTAAAATAAACGAAATAGATCatttaaaagaagaaaatacattaaattatgaaagtaaaaatataataaatactTGTAAGGATAATTTAGAAGGTGAcgaaaataatattaataatataaacgAATTAAAGAATAAGTCTTTACaatttgataaaaatatattattaaaaaatacaatGAGTCTTCAAAAAGATTATTCCAATATAAAAAATCGGAAAGCAAATACATCGaatattgataatataaataaatatacttctaataatatatcaaataaaagtgatatatttataaataataataataataataataataaatcaaaaagCTATAACAAAACAGatatcataaatattttttcaaaaaataagtcgaatgatgaagatacgttttttaaatgttttaCATATAAAGAACATTTAAGtaattataacaaaaatgatgaaaatcTATTTACAACATTTTCAAATGCTTTCAATATACcacaaataaataataatataaaaaatacacataatgatatattaaacatatccaataaatataataccacaaataaaacaaatatggatatatttcaaaataaaaattcaCTTGATATGCAAGAAACAAATTtgataaaagaaaaacaacAGTTCATAAAAACAGATATGTCATCATATGATAATAGcataaaaaatgataatagtCGTGATATAAGAGAAAACATAAATTGTTCTgttaaaaatgaatatcAAAGTttcaataaaaatatgtcaaatgaaaatttaaGTAGTATGAATGTATCCCCTTGTAATCATATgtataatgaaaataatgatataataaatattagtaaatatatagaacatcgaataagaaaaaatgaagagGAAAATACGATGAAGaacaatattaatgaaGATACATCTTCAAAAGATTTTAATTGTTTTTctaataatgaaaaaaaaaaaaaatttactACAAATAATACTCTTGTTCtaacaaatataaacatGAATAAGATAGAGAATAAAATGAGTGGTTTATCATATGATCAGTCACATAAAggtataaataataaaaaatataatgatattaatgaagtggataataatgaagaggataataatgaagtggataataatgaagaggataataatgaagaggataataatgaagaggataataatgaaggggataataatgaaaaggataataatgaagaggataataatgaaaaggataataatgaaaagtataataatgaagtgtataataatgaagtggataataatgaagtgtataataatgaagtggataataatgaagtgtataataatgaagaggataataattcttataataaagagtataatattctttttgataaaaagaatatttcaaatctttatgataataatatattttctttatcaaaaaataatacacaCAGTCTGAACATATCATCTTCGAATATATCTCCTACAAATGtaagaaataatttaaatgacaatttgtataattattcgtttgataataaacataataatgaaagtaaagaagaatttaattattcatcttatcaaaatgaaataaaatatagtAATATGAATAGTATGGCTGAAATGTTCAGTTTTGGTGTTCATAATAATTCCtctgtttttttttttgataacTTAAACAATTATTCTATGAACGAAAATTGTGACAAttcaataaaaaattttgtttttaagGATGATGCTTTAATATTAAAGGAAAAAGatgaaattataaaaaataacacGATAAAAgaggaaaatataaaagaggaaaatataaaagatgaaaatataaaagatgaaaatataaaagatgaaaatataaaagaagaaaatataaaagaagaaaatataaaagaagaaaatataaaagaagaaaatataaaagaagaaaatataaaagatgatataataaataatgatataataaacgATGACATgataaatgatgatatttcattcgaaaataattataaaaatatgcaTAATTCAAAAACAATACCTTTAAATGAGgttaaaaatttaataatgtCTTCTAATATGAATAACGATATACCATACTTCAATGAATACAATGAATATCATTCAaacaataattatatttttaatcaAAACATTGTCAATAATTCTGTGCATGGAATATTATCACATAAagagaaaataataaaaagtgatataacaaataaGAATCATTTTGAGAGaaatgaaattataaattctGACGCAAAAATGATAGTCAAAcaacaaaataaaagtataaataGTTACTTAGaggataataaaaaaaaaaatcatgACAACAAAAATGACAACAATgaagatgataaaaaagGGTTTTCTAACAACATATTGGAAGGGTATAACCATATGAAcaatcataaaaataataatgataataaaaatgataataataacaacaataataataatgttgttaatagtaatattcataataattgtaaAGGTACACGAGATAGAAAAATTGTTCGAAAGAACTCAACCAGCGAAATAGCTAGCGATATTTTAGAAACATGCAGTACTAATTATTCTTTTGAAAGAAGCGAAAAAGCATTTGAGCGAAATGAACACGTTTTAAAAACAGATTCTCTTATATTCAGAAAggaagaaaataaagatCATACGgtaaaacaaaaaaaaaatttgatagaggaatataatataccaATGGAAGTTAAAATAAACTCAAAGTATAATTCATCTTTTATGTCTAGTAAAGATAAACATGTGATTgaggaaaataataatttaagaaataattctttaataATTCACAATTCTACGAATGAACAACAAAATGTATCACCAAATTTTCAAAATTGTTATCAAACCTTTGATTATTCTGATGATAAGAATAAATCTTATAATGAGAAGAGTAATATGGGGAATCATTTTcaaacatattataatcatgataataataataataataataataataacaataataaaaataataataataacaataataataataacaataataataataataataataataataataacaataataacaataataacaataatagtaataaacaaaatggAGGAGATGAGATTGATAAAACGCCTAAACAAAATTCAGCTTATAGAAATATCCAGACAAATCATAACATTAACATGGTTCaagatgatgatgataataatatatcacgaataatatataaagattatgataatacatatatgaaTAGGAATGATCAAAATAATGACTATAAGGAAAATTGTACGAACaaacattttaataataataataataataataatattaataaacttatgtatataccaaatgatgttttaaataaatCTGCTCAAcaacaatataataataatatgaattacataaattgtaaggataataagaatgacaataatgataataatatgctgaatatagataaaaatcaaaataacttccataaaaatataacaatgtttcctatgtataaaaatgaagtagaaaaaaattttattcaGGTTAATGAACCATTAGCATATGATAATGGGATAATAGCTTTTGGTAAATATCCAACTGATTCATCTAAAGAAATACATAGAAAGGAATCCATTACTTAtgtgaataataattttgataacaatatatttaataataataaacatgATAAGAATGTGATGAATGCTTTTTATGATATTAATgaacaaaaagaaaaagaaaaggaaaaaaattatataaacgATAACAATATGGGTAAACAAAGATctcaaaattatttaagaaatgatatgaatagtatgaataatatgaatagtatgaataatatgaacaatatgaataatatgaatgatatgaataatataaaccatatgaataatatgaatagtatgaataatatgaacaatatgaataatatgaatgatatgaataatatgaatgatatgaataatataaaccatatgaataatataaataatataaaccgtatgaataatatgaataatataaataatatgaataaacAAAATAGTAAACATAATGTCTTAGGTATAAATGCgcatattttaaataatattgaatTTCATCATGAAGataagaataattataGTGAACAAGAAACTGAAaagtataatttttataaaaacaattatGTTGATGAAAATTATCAAAAACATTATTCTACATATTATGCTAAGGAAGAAATTGTTTCATCAAATTTtagaaataatatgaagACATTAGAtaagaatttttttaataatagaggacaaaataatatggatatagctaaaaattatgaacCAAATTTaacttttaaaaatgatatatatgtgattcaaaatggaaatatgaaagaaaatgaaaaacaCATTTGTAATGAGCAAGAATTTGTTCAAATACAACAAAATGACGtttatgataaaaatgaaaaagaaatctataataataataataataataataataataataataataattataataataatattaataataataatattaataataataatattaataacaattataataataatattaataacaattataaatgtgtgcctaataataatgattatcAGGACAAGTTTGACGTTCCAGAGTATTTcgtaaaaaataataatataatatattatgaagataataaatttgttcacaaaaaatatgataatcAGACATACAACAATATGATTGAACAAAATcattatgataataatgcAGGAAATTATTACTTAATGAACAAAGAAAAGAATACAAATTTTGgtttttgtaataatagGAAGGGGGATATGATATCACCATATCCTGTAAAGGATGATCATACAAATTTTTCTTATGAtaaaatgagaaaaaataataataataataatattaatgatgaTTGTAATGATGATTGGGTTGATGATTATGcaagtaaaaataaacttGCTGTTAATAATGAACACATAAAAAGTTTacctttaaaaaaattttatacCGACTATGAAAATTGTCGTATGAATTGTAGTGTATATAAAGATAGCCCACATTATGAATTAGAATATTCTGATGCTAATTACGTGAACAGAAAATATGATGAGACCGATAATAATATCAGAAAATATAACACCATCAAGGGACATATAAAAAGTGCTAATGTTACAGAAGGTAATATAACACAAggtaataatatgaaagGAAATGTAAAAATTGGTAATATGACTAATCCTCATATTAAAACTAGTAATAAAGAGAATATTATACGAACATCTAATGATAGTAATAAAAGCATCAATAGTGATAATCTTCAAATgttatatgatttatatgATGAACATTATGAAATTttaagaaaagaaaaaaatggtGATGTCCTCAATAAAATAATGGATGTTATGATgaatatacaaaatgatTTGAAGgatgtaaaatataaattgtccaaaaaaaagaaaaatgaagagaaagaaaagatggaaaaagatgaaaagGAGGTAAAGAGGGAAAGGgagaaaaaagaagaaaggAAAGAAAAGGAAAGAAAAGAAGGAAAAAACGAAAAgttaaaagaaaagaaaagggACAAAGAAAATgagaaagaaaaagaaaatgagaaagaaaaagaaaagaagaAAGGCAACGAAAAGAAGAAAGATAACGAAAAGAAGAAAGATTAcgaaaagaaaaaagacaacgaaaaaaagaaagaacacgaaataaaaaaagacaacgaaaaaaagaaagaacacgaaataaaaaaagacaacgaaaaaaagaaagaacacgaaataaaaaaagaacacgaaataaaaaaagaaaacgaaataaagaaagaacaacaacaaaggaaagaagaagaaagaGAAAAGGAAGGATACATGGTTAAAGAgatagaaaaaaataaagttaaagaaaaagaaagaaaacATGAAGATGAATATTACAATCCAAATTATTTAacaagaaatataaaatctGCAGAAGAcgaaaatatattaagcGAATCCATATTTCTAAACAAAAGACATTTAGATGAAAATGcaaagaaaataaaaaacttGGAAGaagaaaggaaaaaattattaaaatataatgagaaagaaaattataaaagtaTGGACAATAGTACAAATAGTATAGAAGAAGATGagttatataataaacagTATATCAATAGGAAGGATTCTAATAttttgaagaaaaaaaactttgatgaaaataaatatagtAATCATAACaatgttataaataaaacaaattatgataatgattataataatggtTCTACTAAAAAGTTCAACATGGATGATATTtcttcaaataataatcataataaaaaaaataattccatgttgaataataatagtaataataataatatacttAGTACTGACAAGCCTCCATCagatattatttataataatgataagaCATCAtcaaataattataataataataataataataataatgataatcatatgtcagataattattataatagtTATCAGAAAAATATGACTATTGATTTTCCAAATAATAgtaattcatataataattatgataatgtTGAAAAGGAATTATATACAAGTTTGAATTTCGATTTAAAGaatttaaattatgaaGATATAGAAGATTCAGTTATTAGCAAATCCAATagattatatttatttaacaaattttttacatcattattttatgaaGACAATACAAGAACTCATAATTTCATtatgtttaatatatataatatagaacAGAAAAGACAGACACATAAGgtttctttatttttagaaAAGGACTatagtaatatttttccatATGCATATAATAACTTACTCTTTTATGCATTTGATtgttataaattttatagaCATATCAAAAGTAAATTTCAAGAtacttataaaatatatgaaaacTCGACAAGctgtttatatattaataataattatgaaacCAATTTAATAAAACGTCTATTTATggaagaaaataattataaccattgtaaatattatttaaatgaaaagaGGATATTAAAAACATGTACCAAATATTTTATGGATAATTTCCTATCATTaattgataaaaaaattaatataaaaaatattattccatatatgaaaaaaaataattatcaaTTTGATCAAAGGaatctatatttttttatatctaaTTTTAATTTGATGGATAAAATTTTTAGTGACTCTCATGGATTTGATTGTAACAAAAAGTTTTTTGAACAAAATTGTccaaatataaaaaattatgctatcttttttaaatatataaaagatgcttcacatttttatgatacccacattaaaaataataatcatgATCACTATCAcgacaataataataataataataataaaaataataacaattttaATGATAAACATAATTGTAATTACAGACTAATTATTGTGGCTTTGCATAAAGgtaaaacatataattatgaaaattcttcttttaatcattttattaatacattcgataaagaaatatataattattataataattatgacTCCATGTCTTTTGATAATGGTTCAGTCATACTATTCAATTTATCATATGCCGTccctttttattatatagaatattataaagaattctaa